In the genome of Dickeya fangzhongdai, one region contains:
- a CDS encoding 2TM domain-containing protein has translation MNTIKSQRLARAWSQEQLAELSALSVRTIQRIENGERASLETLSAIAAAFGINVTVLMEEDSEQAVSGESLAQRIEQARTQVGQESRFWRSLLLFVPVNALLFAINLLVNPQTHWFLWPLLIWGGVLAMRAARVFWLRDRWSRWEQERLQKILRKP, from the coding sequence ATGAATACGATCAAATCACAGCGCCTCGCCCGCGCCTGGTCTCAGGAACAACTGGCTGAACTGTCTGCATTGAGCGTCAGAACCATCCAGCGGATCGAAAATGGGGAGCGCGCCAGTCTGGAAACGCTCAGCGCCATTGCCGCCGCGTTTGGCATTAACGTGACGGTGTTGATGGAGGAAGACAGCGAGCAGGCGGTGAGCGGTGAATCGCTGGCGCAGCGTATTGAGCAGGCCAGAACGCAGGTCGGGCAGGAGAGCCGTTTCTGGCGCAGCCTGCTGCTGTTTGTGCCGGTGAATGCGTTGCTGTTTGCCATCAATCTGTTGGTCAACCCGCAAACGCACTGGTTCTTATGGCCGTTGCTGATTTGGGGCGGGGTGCTGGCGATGCGGGCGGCGCGGGTTTTCTGGCTGCGCGATCGCTGGTCGCGCTGGGAACAGGAACGGTTGCAGAAAATTCTGCGCAAGCCATAA
- the fieF gene encoding CDF family cation-efflux transporter FieF (FieF, a metal efflux transporter, is a member of the CDF (cation diffusion facilitator) family of transporters.) has product MNSHYARLVTTAAFLATATALSLFGMKVYAWWYTGSVSLLASLVDSLVDIAASLVNLLVVRYSLQPADTEHTFGHGKAESLAALAQSMFISGSALFLLLTGAQHLITPQPLQGPELGMWITIIALVVTGLLVAFQRWVIRKTHSQAVRADMLHYQSDVLMNGAILLSLALSWKGVNWADAVFALGIGVYILGSALRMAYEAIQVLLDRALPDEERQEIVNIVSSWPGVSGAHQLRTRRSGPTRFIQLHLEMADNLPLVESHQIADELEQALLKRFPGSDVIIHQDPVSVVPQEQRGRWVL; this is encoded by the coding sequence ATGAATTCTCATTACGCGCGCCTGGTGACGACAGCCGCTTTTCTGGCTACCGCCACGGCGTTATCTCTGTTTGGTATGAAGGTGTACGCCTGGTGGTACACGGGGTCGGTCAGTTTGCTGGCGTCGCTGGTTGATTCGCTGGTGGATATCGCGGCGTCGCTGGTTAATCTGCTGGTGGTGCGTTACTCGTTGCAACCCGCCGATACGGAACATACGTTCGGGCATGGCAAAGCCGAGTCGCTGGCCGCGCTGGCGCAGAGCATGTTCATTTCCGGTTCGGCGCTGTTTTTGTTATTGACCGGCGCCCAGCATCTGATTACCCCGCAGCCGTTGCAAGGGCCTGAACTGGGGATGTGGATTACCATTATCGCGCTGGTGGTGACGGGGTTGCTGGTAGCATTCCAGCGCTGGGTAATCCGCAAAACCCATAGTCAGGCGGTGCGGGCGGATATGCTGCATTACCAGTCGGACGTCCTGATGAATGGCGCGATTTTGCTGTCGCTGGCGTTGAGCTGGAAAGGCGTTAATTGGGCCGATGCGGTGTTCGCACTGGGGATCGGCGTCTATATTTTAGGCAGTGCGTTGCGAATGGCCTATGAGGCTATTCAGGTGTTGCTGGATCGGGCCTTGCCGGACGAGGAGCGGCAGGAAATCGTCAATATCGTGTCCTCATGGCCGGGCGTAAGCGGTGCGCATCAGTTGCGGACCCGTCGTTCAGGTCCGACCCGTTTTATCCAACTGCATCTCGAAATGGCGGATAACCTGCCGCTGGTGGAATCACATCAGATTGCGGACGAACTGGAGCAGGCATTGCTCAAGCGTTTCCCCGGTTCAGACGTTATCATTCATCAGGATCCCGTCTCGGTAGTGCCGCAGGAACAGCGTGGTCGCTGGGTGTTATAG